A genome region from Hippopotamus amphibius kiboko isolate mHipAmp2 chromosome 1, mHipAmp2.hap2, whole genome shotgun sequence includes the following:
- the LOC130838676 gene encoding olfactory receptor 10R2-like yields MANSSCVTEFLLLGFSSLGELQLVLFVVVLCLYFTILSGNITIISVICLDHSLHTPMYFFLCVLSASETFYTIVILPKMLINLLSVLRTLSFVSCTLQMYFFLGFAVTNCLLLGVMGYDRYAAICQPLHYPILMSWRVCGQLAATCIVSGFLISLVGTTMVFSLPFCGSNKVNHYFCDISPVIHLACAETYINELVIFIGGVLVLVVPLICICISYGFIVSTTLKISSAEGKRKAFSTCASHLTVVIVHYGCASFVYLRPSTKYTSSGKDRLVTVTYTIITPLLNPVVYSLRNKDVQLAIRKMIGKTGFSVKTL; encoded by the coding sequence ATGGCTAATTCCTCTTGTGTTACTGAGTTCCTCCTGCTGGGTTTCTCCAGCCTTGGGGAATTGCAGCTTGTCCTCTTTGTGGTTGTCCTCTGCCTCTACTTCACCATCCTCAGTGGAAACATCACCATCATCTCAGTCATCTGCTTGGATCACagcctccacacacccatgtactttttTCTATGTGTCCTTTCTGCCTCTGAGACCTTCTACACAATTGTCATCCTGCCCAAGATGCTTATCAATCTGCTCTCTGTACTCAGGACACTCTCCTTTGTGAGTTGCACTTTACAGATGTACTTCTTCCTCGGTTTTGCTGTCACCAATTGCCTGCTTCTGGGAGTGATGGGCTATGATCGCTATGCTGCCATCTGTCAGCCTTTGCACTACCCCATTCTCATGAGCTGGAGGGTTTGTGGGCAACTGGCAGCAACGTGTATTGTTAGTGGTTTCCTAATATCTCTGGTGGGAACAACTATGGTCTTTAGCCTCCCTTTCTGTGGTTCTAACAAGGTTAACCATTACTTCTGTGATATTTCACCCGTCATCCATCTTGCCTGTGCTGAAACCTACATTAATGAACTCGTCATCTTCATTGGTGGGGTCTTGGTACTTGTTGTACCCTTgatctgcatctgcatctcctATGGGTTTATTGTCTCTACCACCCTGAAGATCTCGTCAGCTGAAGGCAAGCGAAAAGCATTCTCCACCTGTGCCTCTCATCTCACTGTGGTCATCGTCCACTATGGCTGTGCTTCCTTTGTGTACTTGCGACCCTCAACCAAATATACATCATCAGGCAAAGACAGGCTGGTGACAGTGACCTATACCATCATCACCCCACTGTTGAACCCTGTGGTATACAGCCTAAGGAACAAAGATGTACAGCTGGCCATTCGGAAAATGATTGGGAAGACTGGGTTTTCTGTTAAGACTTTATAA